The proteins below come from a single Atribacteraceae bacterium genomic window:
- a CDS encoding TatD family hydrolase, with the protein MSFWIDAHTHLDGSEFEWDRREVIARAEAAGVGWVINAAHNLESCRRTLGLIVEYEIIWGALGWHPSEISGQLPDFSELDQLLRAPGVVAVGETGLDAYWDTTYLENQQRAFREHIRLAEQHGLPLVIHSRNTHDIVLDLLEQQARNIPVVWHCFSGDERHLRKALARGYYFSIGGTVTFPRAHTLRTLVQHIPLDRLLLETDAPYLAPQAYRGKRNEPSYLVHTARDLADLFSLTLDELRERIYVNTLCCFPGLRAKRRPGEERKPEDGNMEMVWEKKPVG; encoded by the coding sequence ATGAGTTTTTGGATCGATGCCCACACTCATCTCGATGGTTCGGAGTTCGAGTGGGACCGCCGGGAGGTGATTGCCCGCGCCGAAGCGGCCGGGGTGGGGTGGGTGATCAATGCGGCCCACAACCTGGAGTCGTGCCGCCGGACCCTTGGTTTGATCGTAGAGTATGAAATCATATGGGGTGCGCTGGGCTGGCACCCTTCCGAGATTTCCGGTCAACTTCCCGATTTTTCGGAGCTTGATCAACTTCTGCGGGCCCCCGGTGTGGTGGCAGTGGGAGAGACTGGTCTTGATGCGTACTGGGATACGACCTACTTGGAGAACCAGCAGCGGGCCTTCCGCGAGCACATCCGCCTTGCGGAACAACACGGCCTTCCCTTGGTGATCCATTCCCGAAATACCCATGATATAGTTTTAGATCTTTTGGAACAGCAGGCCCGGAATATTCCAGTGGTCTGGCATTGTTTTTCCGGGGACGAGCGCCACCTGAGAAAAGCCCTGGCCCGGGGATACTATTTTTCCATCGGTGGAACAGTAACCTTTCCAAGGGCTCATACCCTGCGGACTCTTGTGCAGCATATTCCACTCGACCGCCTGCTCTTGGAAACCGACGCCCCATACCTGGCCCCGCAAGCATATCGGGGCAAACGGAACGAACCTTCCTATCTGGTGCATACCGCCCGGGACCTAGCGGATCTTTTCTCTCTCACCTTGGATGAACTGCGGGAGCGGATTTATGTCAATACTTTGTGTTGTTTTCCAGGCCTCCGAGCCAAAAGGAGACCTGGAGAGGAACGGAAACCGGAAGATGGCAATATGGAGATGGTATGGGAAAAGAAGCCGGTCGGATAG
- a CDS encoding bifunctional nuclease family protein, which produces MMKMKVQGLMFDQKNTMAVVVLTDEEGKRSLPIWVGLFEAQAILLGLQEVKTPRPLTHDLMASVISGLGAQLEQIVISKIEDNTFFALLHLKLNDQLVTVDARPSDCIALSLRTGTPIYISEEVRSSTTVAMGEVDDKEIEEFSKFLDDLKPDELKKYLGQ; this is translated from the coding sequence ATGATGAAAATGAAAGTCCAGGGACTCATGTTCGATCAAAAGAATACCATGGCGGTGGTGGTATTGACTGACGAGGAAGGCAAAAGAAGCCTGCCCATCTGGGTGGGGTTGTTCGAGGCGCAGGCCATTCTCCTCGGTCTTCAGGAAGTGAAGACTCCCCGTCCGCTGACCCATGACCTCATGGCCTCAGTGATTTCCGGACTGGGAGCGCAGCTCGAACAGATCGTCATCTCCAAGATCGAGGACAATACGTTTTTTGCGCTCCTCCACCTGAAACTCAACGATCAGTTAGTAACAGTCGATGCCCGCCCCAGCGACTGTATTGCCCTGTCTCTCCGCACCGGAACGCCGATTTATATTTCCGAGGAAGTCCGCAGTTCCACCACAGTGGCAATGGGAGAGGTCGACGACAAGGAAATCGAGGAATTCAGTAAATTTCTTGATGATTTGAAACCGGATGAACTCAAAAAATACCTGGGACAATAG
- a CDS encoding TIGR00725 family protein, translating into MNSKNTWDNRPIIGVIGANRANEDLLETAYDLGRELARRGAILVCGGLGGVMEAACRGAKELGGLTLGILPGREAGQANRYVDLPIVTGLGEARNFVLVLTAQALIACGGGPGTLSEIAFALQNEKILAGIRTWTIVDGTGKEGFFPVFQDPADAVSSVLGRLGGA; encoded by the coding sequence ATGAACTCAAAAAATACCTGGGACAATAGGCCAATTATCGGTGTCATTGGAGCGAACCGAGCCAATGAAGATCTCTTGGAAACCGCCTATGACCTCGGTCGCGAACTGGCCCGGCGGGGAGCGATTTTGGTTTGCGGAGGTTTGGGTGGAGTGATGGAGGCCGCTTGCCGGGGCGCCAAGGAATTGGGTGGCCTGACTTTGGGCATTCTTCCGGGGAGAGAGGCCGGGCAAGCCAACCGATATGTCGACCTGCCAATAGTGACCGGGCTCGGGGAAGCCCGAAATTTTGTCCTGGTTTTAACCGCTCAAGCCCTCATCGCTTGTGGTGGTGGTCCGGGAACCCTGAGTGAAATCGCTTTTGCCCTGCAAAACGAGAAAATCCTGGCCGGAATCCGGACCTGGACGATTGTTGACGGTACAGGGAAAGAAGGTTTTTTCCCGGTTTTTCAAGACCCGGCGGACGCCGTGTCATCGGTACTTGGCCGTTTAGGGGGGGCATGA
- the metG gene encoding methionine--tRNA ligase subunit beta: protein MTVPEVHLGEFQNIDIRIGKVLEVERLEGTKALLVLKVNLGEEERTLVAGLAQYYSPEEIIGKQVVVLANLKPANIRGVRSQGMLLAAEDGNGQVSLLTTDREIKPGSRVR, encoded by the coding sequence GTGACTGTACCGGAAGTGCATCTGGGAGAATTTCAGAACATCGACATACGGATCGGGAAAGTTCTCGAGGTGGAACGGCTCGAGGGGACCAAGGCTCTCCTCGTGTTGAAAGTGAACCTGGGGGAAGAAGAGCGTACGCTGGTCGCCGGACTGGCCCAGTACTATTCTCCGGAGGAAATTATCGGAAAACAGGTCGTGGTTTTGGCCAATCTCAAGCCGGCGAACATACGGGGGGTCCGGTCACAGGGAATGCTGTTGGCCGCTGAGGATGGAAATGGACAGGTGAGTCTTCTGACGACCGACCGGGAGATCAAGCCAGGCAGCCGGGTGAGATGA